A region from the Alnus glutinosa chromosome 5, dhAlnGlut1.1, whole genome shotgun sequence genome encodes:
- the LOC133868652 gene encoding uncharacterized protein LOC133868652, which translates to MAFSMIKLADFSFPFHTRSLTVNPRKPSCLLSIPMSSWACKRCTFINPPSQKPTCQICFASSSSSPPSSPSAPKWSCKACTFLNHYKSSNCEVCGTRASVSSFDDLNDIDLDDDESGVVGSVFLPLQRCKRKVRDPVVGDEDCIELGGFRGIKASNKAVAVLEDTGSGTVSSSLKILSYNVWFREDLEMHKRMKALGDLIEQHSPDLICFQEVTPSIYHVFRQSSWWKTYRCSVSNEIANSSAYFCMLLSKLPVKSFSCKAFCNSIMGRELCVAEVEVQGDKTLVVATSHLESPCPAPPKWDQMYSKERVEQAKEAVNLLNKNPNVVFGGDMNWDDKLDGQFPFPDGWVDAWQELRPGENGWTYDTKSNQMLAGNRTLQKRLDRFICNLRDFKISGIDMIGMDAIPGLSYSKDKKVRKEIKKLELPVLPSDHYGLLLTISKQ; encoded by the exons ATGGCATTCTCAATGATAAAACTCGCAGATTTTTCATTCCCTTTCCACACTCGCTCTCTCACAGTAAACCCCAGAAAACCTTCTTGTCTCCTTTCGATTCCAATGTCTTCTTGGGCCTGCAAAAGATGCACCTTCATCAACCCACCTTCTCAAAAACCCACATGCCAAATCtgctttgcttcttcttcttcatctccaCCTTCTTCTCCTTCAGCCCCAAAATGGTCATGCAAGGCCTGCACTTTCTTGAACCATTACAAGAGCTCTAACTGCGAGGTCTGTGGCACTCGGGCCTCGGTATCGAGCTTCGATGATTTGAACGATATTGATCTTGATGATGATGAGTCTGGGGTGGTGGGGTCCGTTTTCTTGCCACTGCAGCGTTGCAAGAGGAAGGTGCGGGACCCAGTTGTGGGTGACGAAGATTGCATTGAATTGGGTGGGTTTAGAGGGATTAAGGCATCGAATAAGGCGGTGGCTGTCTTGG AGGACACTGGTTCAGGCACAGTATCTAGTTCGTTGAAGATTTTGAGCTATAACGTTTGGTTTCGAGAAGACCTGGAAATGCATAAGAGGATGAAAGCCCTTGGTGACCTTATTGAACAACATTCCCCAGACCTCATCTGTTttcag GAGGTTACTCCTAGTATATATCATGTTTTTCGGCAATCCAGCTGGTGGAAGACATATCGTTGCTCAGTTTCAAATGAGATTGCTAATTCAAGTGCTTACTTTTGCATGCTG TTAAGCAAATTGCCTGTGAAATCCTTCAGCTGTAAAGCCTTTTGTAATTCTATAATGGGAAGAGAACTATGTGTTGCTGAGGTTGAAGTTCAGGGGGACAAAACTTTGGTTGTCGCTACTAGCCATCTTGAGAGCCCCTGCCCAGCCCCTCCAAAATGGGATCAGATGTATAGCAAGGAACGTGTAGAGCAGGCAAAGGAGGCAGTCAACCTTCTCAACAAGAATCCAAACGTGGTTTTTGGTGGTGACATGAACTGGGATGACAAGTTAGATGGTCAGTTTCCTTTTCCTGATGGATGGGTTGATGCGTGGCAAGAGTTAAGGCCAGGGGAAAATGGATGGACATATGATACCAAGTCCAACCAGATGTTGGCTGGTAACCGTACATTGCAGAAGCGGCTTGATCGATTTATTTGTAATCTTCGTGATTTCAAGATAAGTGGTATTGACATGATTGGGATGGATGCGATACCAGGTCTATCATATAGCAAGGATAAGAAAGTGAGGAAAGAGATCAAGAAGCTGGAGCTTCCTGTTCTGCCGAGTGATCACTATGGCTTGCTTTTAACCATCTCGAAACAGTAA